From a single Sphingosinicellaceae bacterium genomic region:
- a CDS encoding DDE-type integrase/transposase/recombinase, with amino-acid sequence MRTVSMATRTELVAAISERYRSADRASKGRVLDEFVAVTGFHRKHAMRLMRAGPAVTTANVRIERRIYDEAARTALIVLWEAADRLCGKRLRPLIPILLEAMERHGHLDLAPAVRSQLTKMSAATIDRVLRAAKAGNRKPRRRGVAGTALRQSVPIRTFDDWDNPAPGYVEADLVSHSGPVAKGSFAWTFTLTDIATGWTECAPLLVREQTVLVAVLSEVRRLMPFPLLGFDTDNDSVFINETVRDYCAASDIAFTRCRPYRKNDQAWVEQKNGSVVRRLAGYRRFEGLEATVALAELYAASRLFVNFFQPSFKLAEKHRDGARVRKRYHAPATPYQRLLDDPRVSDKTRTRVRAIFADLDPVRLLRDIRAAQQRLVALADMVSPVPVSEQPAAPPLDAFLSSLQTIWQGGEARPTASNKPVIKRGRRRPDPLIEVSEQLKRWFEDEPWRTGRELLEKLQVERPDNYPDGLIRTVQRRLKVWRSEYAHALVFTHSGLAAESPTDTAMPVSVLVEG; translated from the coding sequence ATGAGGACGGTGAGCATGGCAACGCGTACGGAGCTGGTCGCTGCGATCAGCGAACGGTACCGATCGGCTGATCGAGCAAGCAAGGGCCGGGTGCTGGACGAGTTCGTTGCGGTGACGGGATTTCACCGCAAGCATGCGATGCGGCTGATGCGGGCGGGCCCCGCGGTCACGACGGCGAACGTCCGCATCGAGCGTCGGATCTACGACGAGGCGGCCCGGACCGCGCTTATCGTGCTCTGGGAGGCGGCGGATCGGCTGTGCGGCAAGCGATTGCGACCGCTCATTCCGATCCTGCTGGAGGCGATGGAGCGCCATGGCCATCTGGACTTGGCGCCGGCGGTGAGGTCGCAGCTGACGAAGATGAGCGCGGCAACGATCGATCGCGTGCTTCGCGCCGCAAAGGCCGGTAATCGCAAACCGCGGCGACGTGGTGTCGCGGGAACGGCGCTCCGGCAAAGCGTACCGATCAGGACGTTTGACGACTGGGACAATCCGGCACCGGGGTATGTCGAAGCCGATCTCGTATCGCACAGCGGTCCGGTCGCGAAGGGAAGCTTTGCGTGGACGTTCACGTTGACTGACATCGCGACCGGCTGGACTGAGTGCGCGCCGCTACTGGTTCGCGAGCAGACGGTGCTCGTCGCGGTGCTTAGCGAGGTGCGCAGGCTGATGCCGTTCCCGCTGCTGGGGTTCGACACTGACAACGATAGCGTCTTCATCAACGAGACGGTGCGCGATTACTGCGCTGCCTCCGACATCGCGTTCACGCGCTGCCGACCCTATCGCAAGAACGACCAGGCATGGGTGGAGCAAAAGAACGGATCAGTCGTGCGCCGCCTGGCTGGCTATCGTCGCTTCGAGGGGCTGGAGGCGACCGTTGCGCTGGCTGAGCTGTACGCGGCGTCGCGCCTGTTCGTGAACTTCTTCCAGCCCTCGTTCAAGCTGGCCGAGAAGCACCGCGACGGTGCGCGGGTTCGCAAGCGCTATCATGCACCAGCGACGCCCTATCAGCGGTTGCTCGACGATCCGCGGGTATCTGATAAGACCCGGACACGCGTGCGTGCGATCTTTGCCGACCTCGATCCCGTCCGCTTGCTGCGCGATATCAGGGCGGCCCAACAGCGGCTGGTCGCCCTTGCCGACATGGTCAGCCCAGTACCGGTGAGCGAGCAGCCCGCGGCCCCACCATTGGACGCGTTCCTCTCCAGCTTGCAAACGATATGGCAGGGCGGTGAAGCGCGACCGACTGCATCCAATAAACCGGTCATCAAGCGCGGTCGTCGCCGTCCCGATCCGCTGATCGAGGTGAGCGAGCAGTTGAAGCGCTGGTTCGAGGACGAGCCGTGGCGCACCGGCAGGGAGCTGCTGGAAAAACTTCAGGTCGAGCGGCCCGACAACTATCCCGATGGCCTGATCCGTACCGTCCAGCGCCGCCTTAAGGTCTGGCGGTCCGAATACGCTCACGCACTGGTGTTCACTCATTCCGGGCTGGCGGCGGAATCTCCTACGGATACGGCGATGCCGGTGTCGGTGCTAGTCGAAGGTTGA
- a CDS encoding flagellar basal body P-ring protein FlgI, with product MNDADFTTAASVARVIAASGAVASAVDATTVRIVAPPELAARIALASRIEGLDVPVDAPPARVVVNARTGTVVIGAGVRVLPTAIAHGNLTVRVTEAATASQPEALSGGRTVIVPRSRIDIEQSPARMALFAPGVALADIVRAVNALGAAPGDLVAILEALKAAGALRAELVVI from the coding sequence CTGAACGACGCGGATTTCACGACGGCCGCCTCGGTTGCGCGCGTCATTGCTGCAAGCGGGGCCGTCGCCAGCGCCGTCGACGCGACCACCGTGCGGATCGTGGCGCCGCCCGAACTTGCGGCGCGCATCGCGCTCGCCAGCCGGATCGAGGGTCTGGACGTGCCGGTCGATGCCCCCCCGGCGCGGGTCGTCGTCAACGCGCGCACCGGCACGGTCGTGATCGGGGCGGGGGTGCGCGTGCTGCCGACCGCGATCGCGCATGGCAACCTCACCGTGCGCGTCACCGAAGCCGCGACCGCGAGCCAGCCCGAGGCGCTGTCCGGCGGCCGCACCGTGATCGTGCCGCGGTCGCGCATCGACATCGAGCAGTCGCCGGCGCGGATGGCGCTGTTCGCGCCCGGCGTCGCGCTCGCCGACATCGTGCGGGCGGTGAATGCGCTCGGGGCCGCACCGGGGGACCTGGTGGCCATCCTCGAGGCGCTGAAGGCGGCGGGTGCGCTCAGGGCCGAGCTGGTGGTGATATGA
- the flgK gene encoding flagellar hook-associated protein FlgK, which produces MSDLLAIGAAGLAAYRAALSVVGDNVANADSPGYVRQTVILKAAPRAGAGGPLSLSAGVGSGVDVGSVARAWDALKANAARNAGSDVARLTTRGDWLTRLQTLVGGAAGQLNTALGGFFDGAQALTANPLSTAARTIFLDRADQAASGFRDTAGGIASLAGDLAATTKAATAEVNGLTGAIARVNDELRRAGGRDTNALLDERDRLLGQLGTYLKVGVVEGVGGIVTVTLGGGANAPALVSGGTATRIGVRDGANGAELVLDPTHEARAVRLPASGSLAGLIEAARQIRTTAADLDGLATRFVDAVDAVQTSGVDVAGNDGTSLFARTTLLVAAGRANAGTATIEVAVADGATLDPLGYVLRRDAGQWTLSRADGSGTVTGAGPLSLDGATVTPAPGARDGDAFVLATASGAAGLALRPLAPGQVAVSSRWLGDAAASNSGTGKLSLGLDGAAAGLPARPAYTIRMLDAVNGEIVDPADGTVLATAAVAGGQVAGTGFTFTITGVPVAGDSFRIVRAPANSADTGNLRALLANRAGAGVEDGLDASVAGLASHISETKRLADAATAVANDATKAADAISGVDLDREAAEMARLQTAYKANAQVIAAAREMFDTLLQAAR; this is translated from the coding sequence GTGAGTGACCTGCTCGCCATTGGCGCGGCGGGGCTTGCCGCCTACCGCGCAGCGCTGTCGGTGGTCGGCGACAACGTCGCGAACGCAGACTCACCGGGTTACGTTCGGCAAACGGTGATTCTCAAGGCCGCGCCGCGCGCCGGTGCCGGTGGTCCGCTGTCGCTGAGCGCCGGGGTCGGCAGCGGGGTCGATGTCGGGTCGGTCGCGCGCGCCTGGGACGCGCTCAAGGCTAACGCGGCCCGCAATGCCGGCAGCGATGTGGCGCGGCTGACGACGCGGGGCGACTGGCTGACCCGGCTGCAGACGCTCGTCGGCGGCGCAGCGGGGCAGCTCAACACCGCGCTCGGGGGCTTCTTCGACGGCGCGCAGGCACTGACCGCGAACCCGCTGTCGACCGCGGCACGCACTATCTTTCTCGACCGCGCCGACCAGGCCGCGAGCGGCTTCCGCGACACCGCCGGCGGCATCGCCAGCCTGGCGGGCGACCTTGCCGCGACCACCAAGGCCGCGACCGCAGAGGTCAACGGGCTGACCGGGGCAATCGCGCGGGTCAACGACGAGCTCCGTCGCGCCGGCGGCCGCGATACCAACGCGCTGCTCGACGAGCGCGACAGGCTGCTCGGGCAGCTCGGCACCTACCTCAAGGTCGGGGTGGTCGAGGGCGTCGGTGGCATCGTCACGGTGACGCTCGGCGGCGGTGCGAACGCGCCGGCGCTGGTCAGCGGCGGCACCGCAACGCGCATCGGCGTCCGCGACGGTGCCAACGGCGCCGAACTCGTCCTCGACCCGACCCACGAAGCGCGCGCGGTCCGCCTCCCCGCCAGCGGCAGCCTTGCCGGGCTGATCGAGGCGGCGCGGCAGATCCGCACCACCGCGGCCGACCTCGACGGGCTGGCGACGCGCTTCGTCGACGCGGTCGACGCGGTCCAGACGAGCGGCGTCGACGTCGCGGGCAACGACGGCACGTCGCTGTTTGCGCGGACGACCCTGCTGGTCGCCGCCGGCCGCGCCAACGCCGGGACCGCGACGATCGAGGTTGCCGTCGCCGACGGCGCGACGCTCGACCCGCTCGGCTATGTCCTGCGCCGCGACGCCGGGCAGTGGACATTGTCGCGGGCGGATGGCTCGGGCACAGTGACCGGGGCGGGGCCGCTCAGCCTCGACGGCGCGACGGTCACGCCCGCACCGGGCGCGCGTGACGGGGATGCCTTCGTGCTGGCGACGGCGAGCGGCGCCGCGGGCCTCGCATTGCGCCCGCTCGCGCCCGGTCAGGTCGCGGTGTCGTCGCGCTGGCTCGGCGACGCAGCGGCGAGCAATTCCGGCACCGGCAAGCTCAGCCTCGGCCTCGACGGAGCCGCCGCCGGGCTGCCGGCCCGCCCGGCCTACACGATCCGCATGCTCGACGCGGTCAATGGCGAGATCGTCGATCCGGCCGACGGCACCGTCCTGGCCACGGCAGCGGTCGCCGGCGGGCAGGTCGCTGGCACGGGGTTCACGTTCACCATCACCGGGGTGCCGGTCGCAGGCGACAGCTTCCGCATCGTCCGCGCGCCCGCGAACAGCGCCGACACCGGCAACCTGCGCGCGCTGCTCGCGAACCGCGCCGGGGCTGGGGTCGAGGACGGTCTCGACGCTTCGGTCGCGGGGCTGGCGAGCCATATCTCGGAGACCAAGCGCCTCGCGGACGCAGCGACCGCGGTCGCCAACGACGCGACGAAGGCGGCGGACGCGATCTCCGGGGTCGACCTCGACCGCGAGGCCGCGGAAATGGCGCGCCTCCAGACCGCGTACAAAGCCAACGCACAGGTCATCGCCGCGGCGCGCGAGATGTTCGACACGCTGTTGCAGGCGGCTCGCTGA